From the genome of Streptomyces sp. NBC_01116, one region includes:
- a CDS encoding carboxylesterase/lipase family protein has product MDIIATTLQGKVRGRADGGIATYLGIPYAAAPFGVHRFRAPAPVEPWEGIRDALEFGPTAPQRPYRPPLDQLIPDVDIPGEECLNLNVWAPRDGDGPLPVLVWIHGGSLRNGSAAMPLYDGRAFARDGVVLVSVNYRLGVEGFGVFPDAPDNRGLLDQIAALTWVRDNIAGFGGDPGCVTVCGESAGAISIAALLTSPRAAGLFHRAVLQSGPPHTVTRGEGARTVRAMAKALRVPATAEEFAGVDRERLLDVQDELVGRADPVGGGPGFHIVVDDDVVPADPPPPSVDLLLGCNREEYRLWFVPGGAVDRVNGLTLRLALWKFRIPGRVARLYRAGRPDAKPGVILGEMATDLLLRGPLNRLADSRLADSRVADSPAADPRAAGSRITASRSGGSRPARTYFYEFAWRSPVLGLGACHALEIGFVFDNLRHGEALSGPDAPQPLADAMHRAWVDFAASGDPGWTAWDARRPVRVFDHPGTSTVLAPRQEELRAWL; this is encoded by the coding sequence ATGGACATCATCGCGACGACTCTCCAGGGAAAGGTGCGGGGCCGCGCCGACGGGGGAATCGCCACCTACCTGGGGATCCCCTACGCCGCCGCGCCCTTCGGGGTCCATCGGTTCCGCGCCCCGGCGCCCGTCGAGCCCTGGGAGGGGATACGCGACGCGCTGGAGTTCGGGCCGACCGCTCCGCAACGCCCCTACCGGCCGCCCCTGGACCAGCTGATTCCCGATGTGGACATCCCCGGGGAGGAGTGCCTCAACCTGAACGTCTGGGCTCCCCGGGACGGCGACGGACCGCTGCCAGTGCTGGTGTGGATCCACGGAGGTTCCCTGCGCAACGGCTCCGCCGCCATGCCCCTGTACGACGGCCGGGCCTTCGCCCGCGACGGTGTGGTCCTGGTCTCGGTCAACTACCGGCTCGGCGTGGAGGGGTTCGGCGTCTTCCCCGACGCACCCGACAACCGGGGTCTGCTGGACCAGATCGCCGCGCTGACCTGGGTGCGGGACAACATCGCGGGATTCGGCGGAGACCCCGGGTGCGTCACGGTCTGCGGTGAGTCCGCCGGAGCCATCAGCATCGCCGCGCTGCTGACCAGCCCGCGCGCGGCCGGTCTGTTCCACCGGGCGGTCCTGCAGAGCGGCCCGCCGCACACCGTGACGCGCGGCGAGGGCGCCAGGACCGTGCGGGCGATGGCGAAGGCGCTGCGGGTGCCCGCCACCGCCGAGGAGTTCGCCGGGGTGGACCGCGAGCGGCTGCTGGACGTCCAGGACGAGCTGGTCGGCAGGGCCGACCCGGTCGGCGGCGGACCGGGCTTCCACATCGTGGTCGACGACGACGTGGTGCCGGCCGATCCTCCGCCGCCCTCGGTCGACCTGCTGCTGGGCTGCAACCGGGAGGAGTACCGGTTGTGGTTCGTGCCGGGCGGAGCGGTGGACCGCGTCAACGGGCTCACGCTGCGGCTGGCCCTGTGGAAGTTCAGGATTCCCGGTCGGGTGGCACGGCTGTACCGGGCGGGCCGGCCGGACGCGAAGCCGGGGGTGATCCTCGGCGAGATGGCCACCGACCTGCTGCTGCGGGGGCCGCTCAACCGGCTCGCCGACTCCCGGCTCGCCGATTCCCGGGTTGCGGACTCCCCGGCTGCGGACCCCCGGGCCGCCGGCTCCCGGATCACGGCCTCCCGGTCCGGCGGCTCCCGGCCCGCCCGGACGTATTTCTACGAGTTCGCCTGGCGCTCGCCGGTTCTGGGGCTGGGCGCCTGCCACGCGCTGGAGATCGGATTCGTCTTCGACAACCTCCGTCACGGTGAGGCGCTCTCCGGTCCCGACGCCCCTCAGCCCCTGGCCGACGCCATGCACCGCGCCTGGGTCGACTTCGCCGCCTCGGGCGACCCCGGATGGACCGCCTGGGACGCCCGCCGCCCGGTCAGGGTCTTCGACCATCCCGGCACGTCCACGGTCCTCGCCCCGCGGCAGGAGGAGCTGCGGGCCTGGCTGTAG
- a CDS encoding alpha/beta hydrolase family protein, whose protein sequence is MLWRRNLLAPLAALALVLTASAGAGTAAAATDTTVAAAPVRTPTASAAGDFGAPGPYATAVEVGAVTTLYYPRDIADSDRRHPVIVWGNGTGGVPLVYRDLMLHWASQGFVVAAANTPMSNLGISMRASIAMLTGRNADRGSVFFDRVDLEHIGASGHSQGGAAAIVVGSDPRIDAVLPIQPGPLANINAVRVPALLLAGQNDSIVFPALVKAFYNAADHIPALYGEVRGADHFTVVGDPGPFAAPTTAWFRAHLMGDRAARAQFFGPGCGICTDSATWSDVRRNGRALSVPAATP, encoded by the coding sequence GTGTTGTGGAGAAGGAATCTGCTCGCCCCGCTGGCCGCACTCGCCCTGGTCCTGACCGCGTCGGCGGGCGCGGGCACCGCCGCGGCCGCCACGGACACGACCGTGGCCGCCGCGCCCGTCAGGACGCCCACCGCCTCTGCCGCCGGTGACTTCGGGGCTCCCGGCCCGTACGCCACGGCGGTGGAGGTCGGGGCGGTCACCACGCTGTACTACCCGCGCGACATCGCCGACAGCGACCGCCGCCACCCGGTGATCGTGTGGGGCAACGGCACCGGCGGCGTCCCCCTCGTCTACCGGGACCTGATGCTCCACTGGGCCAGTCAGGGCTTCGTCGTCGCCGCCGCCAACACCCCCATGTCCAACCTCGGGATCTCGATGCGGGCGAGCATCGCCATGCTCACCGGCAGGAACGCCGACCGGGGCAGCGTCTTCTTCGACCGTGTCGACCTGGAGCACATCGGCGCGTCGGGTCACTCCCAGGGCGGCGCGGCCGCCATCGTCGTCGGCTCGGACCCCCGCATCGACGCCGTCCTGCCGATCCAGCCCGGCCCGCTGGCGAACATCAACGCGGTGCGCGTACCGGCGTTGCTGCTGGCCGGTCAGAATGACAGCATCGTCTTCCCCGCCCTGGTCAAGGCCTTCTACAACGCCGCCGACCACATTCCGGCCCTCTACGGCGAGGTGCGCGGGGCGGACCACTTCACGGTCGTCGGCGATCCCGGCCCGTTCGCGGCACCGACCACCGCGTGGTTCCGGGCCCACCTCATGGGCGACCGGGCGGCCCGTGCCCAGTTCTTCGGCCCCGGCTGCGGCATCTGCACCGACTCCGCCACCTGGTCCGACGTCCGCCGGAACGGCCGGGCCCTGAGCGTCCCGGCCGCCACTCCGTAA
- a CDS encoding helix-turn-helix domain-containing protein codes for MLAAPDRKDLMETLTAWLDSDTGSTTEIAEILYCHRNTVRNRLDRVSRLTGRSLLRPADVAALYAGVRALELRPR; via the coding sequence GTGCTGGCCGCACCGGACCGCAAGGACCTGATGGAGACGCTCACCGCCTGGCTGGACTCGGACACCGGATCCACCACCGAGATCGCCGAGATCCTCTACTGCCACCGCAACACCGTCCGCAACCGCCTCGACCGGGTCTCCCGCCTCACCGGACGTTCCCTGCTCCGGCCGGCGGACGTCGCCGCCCTGTACGCCGGGGTGCGGGCCCTCGAACTGCGCCCCCGCTGA
- a CDS encoding 2-hydroxyacid dehydrogenase — translation MTATTADVWLPFPAEEIEGLPEGLDYLFWDGEPDYPGDPADCAYYVVPYMKGPEVAMRPLGSMSAVQVVQTLSAGIDHVEPGLGLLHAGVRLCNAKGVHETSTAELTLALILASLRGLPGFVHGQDKEEWRSGFYPSLADKSVLIVGYGSIGSAIEDRLAPFECARVARVARSARTTARGPVHTLDDLPALLPEADVVILSTPLNPSTQGLVGTDFLAAMPDGALLVNVARGGVVDTKALLSELESGRLRAALDVTDPEPLPAGHPLWHAPNVLITPHVGGSTSAFEPRAKRLLAAQLTRFAAGEPVRNVVTTTG, via the coding sequence ATGACTGCGACGACTGCTGATGTGTGGCTGCCCTTCCCCGCCGAGGAGATCGAGGGGCTGCCCGAGGGCCTCGACTACCTCTTCTGGGACGGCGAACCGGACTACCCGGGGGACCCGGCCGACTGCGCCTACTACGTCGTGCCCTACATGAAGGGCCCCGAGGTCGCGATGCGCCCGCTCGGCTCGATGAGCGCCGTCCAGGTGGTGCAGACGCTCTCGGCGGGCATCGACCACGTGGAGCCGGGCCTCGGCCTGCTCCACGCCGGCGTACGCCTCTGCAACGCCAAGGGGGTGCACGAGACGTCCACCGCCGAGCTGACGCTCGCCCTGATCCTCGCCTCCCTGCGCGGGCTCCCCGGATTCGTCCACGGGCAGGACAAGGAGGAGTGGCGCTCCGGCTTCTACCCGTCGCTCGCCGACAAGTCCGTCCTCATCGTGGGCTACGGATCCATCGGCTCGGCCATCGAGGACCGGCTCGCCCCCTTCGAGTGCGCGCGGGTGGCGCGCGTCGCGCGCTCCGCGCGGACCACCGCACGCGGCCCCGTACACACGCTCGACGATCTGCCCGCTCTGCTGCCCGAGGCCGACGTCGTGATCCTCTCCACTCCGCTGAACCCGTCCACGCAGGGGCTGGTGGGCACCGACTTCCTCGCCGCGATGCCCGACGGAGCCCTCCTCGTCAACGTCGCCCGCGGTGGAGTCGTCGACACCAAGGCCCTGTTGTCCGAACTCGAATCCGGACGACTGCGCGCCGCACTCGATGTCACCGACCCGGAACCCCTGCCCGCGGGCCACCCTCTCTGGCATGCTCCGAATGTCTTGATCACGCCCCATGTGGGCGGCAGCACCTCGGCGTTCGAACCGCGCGCCAAGCGGCTGCTGGCCGCACAGCTCACCCGGTTCGCCGCCGGAGAGCCGGTGCGCAACGTCGTGACCACCACCGGCTGA
- a CDS encoding putative bifunctional diguanylate cyclase/phosphodiesterase — MSALGALLAPRSAAGSTGLRSRILLGVVCAGYSVGAAVGWGSPQVALVMGDFGLAAAALIAAVSCFLYARTVAIRLRPAWLLFSLSSAMAACGNAVWGWYEVVLGVPVPTPSLADLFFLCFAPPAIVGLLVLAKRPVTRAGWVCLALDAWLIGGSLLTLAWSLALAHTTHLAGFQDASVAPAALSLAYPLLDIVLVSMVLALHFRRAGVNRSAVNTAIAALALTVLSDAVFTSPLLRSTYNSGQLLDAGWFAGSLLLAYAPWGARSGAGPAGRPGPPRAIASRPIAGSLAALTPYLAAAVCTLGILYNVVDGRRVDRVVIFTGCTVVLALVVRQGIMLLDNISLTQELAQKESHFRSLVQGSSDVIMIAAPNGTLRYVSPAAAGVYGREAEGLVGSELSSIIHPDDLGRFVHEVRRFLAAPPHEEPTTRIECRFRSGAGDWLNVESTVNRHQGGLLLNSRDVTERVRLQAQLQHNAEHDPLTDLPNRALFTARVRQALGGRRSGDPGTAVLFIDLDGFKAVNDTIGHQAGDELLVQAGRRLQDSVRAGDTAARLGGDEFAALILGDGTRDQGAREYQVHEIADRLRLTLSQPYRIGPSEVRVAASIGVAFAEPAISPTDLMRNADLAMYRAKAGGKDRVELYAPQMQADVVRRSELATRLRTALREGEFALLHQPVVHLASGSVAAVAAQARWRSAQGILFTPAEFLRVSGDDERTAELGRWLLEEAVAQAADRARAGHPVAVSVRLSAARLLDAASPSDSVEALLTRHGLPSGALMIEVADSDPRVSFDALEQRLVALRRLGVRIALDGFGSGFAAINALRRLPIDVLKLDRNLVEGVVESARLHKITSGLLRIACDLGLQSVADGVDVPEQVLALRSMGCTHGQGMAFSGPLDEYRLRRALVRGEFPVPGIPSPRPVLAGGSVPLLTGSHAETPVPPT, encoded by the coding sequence GTGAGCGCGCTGGGTGCCCTGCTCGCCCCGCGGTCCGCCGCCGGCTCCACGGGGCTGCGGTCACGGATCCTGCTCGGCGTCGTCTGCGCGGGATATTCGGTGGGCGCCGCCGTCGGCTGGGGGTCGCCGCAGGTCGCGCTCGTCATGGGGGACTTCGGCCTCGCCGCGGCAGCCCTGATCGCCGCGGTCTCCTGCTTCCTCTACGCACGGACGGTCGCGATCCGGCTCCGGCCCGCCTGGCTGCTGTTCTCGCTCTCCTCCGCCATGGCGGCCTGCGGAAACGCCGTCTGGGGCTGGTACGAGGTGGTCCTCGGCGTCCCCGTGCCCACGCCCTCCCTCGCCGACCTCTTCTTCCTCTGCTTCGCGCCGCCCGCCATCGTCGGACTGCTCGTGCTCGCCAAACGGCCCGTCACCCGGGCCGGCTGGGTGTGCCTGGCCCTGGACGCCTGGCTGATCGGCGGCTCCCTGCTGACGCTCGCCTGGAGCCTCGCCCTCGCGCACACCACGCACCTGGCGGGCTTCCAGGACGCCAGCGTCGCGCCCGCGGCCCTCTCGCTGGCCTATCCGCTGCTCGACATCGTGCTCGTCTCGATGGTGCTCGCCCTGCACTTCCGCCGGGCCGGGGTGAACCGCTCCGCGGTGAACACCGCCATCGCCGCCCTCGCGCTCACCGTGCTCAGCGACGCGGTCTTCACCTCGCCGCTGCTGCGCTCCACCTACAACTCGGGCCAGCTCCTGGACGCCGGCTGGTTCGCCGGGTCGCTGCTCCTCGCCTACGCGCCCTGGGGAGCGCGGAGCGGGGCCGGGCCGGCCGGCCGGCCCGGCCCCCCGCGCGCGATCGCCAGCCGCCCGATCGCCGGCTCGCTGGCCGCCCTGACCCCGTATCTCGCCGCCGCCGTCTGCACCCTGGGCATCCTGTACAACGTGGTCGACGGCCGCCGGGTGGACCGGGTCGTCATCTTCACCGGCTGCACCGTCGTCCTGGCACTGGTCGTCCGGCAGGGCATCATGCTCCTCGACAACATCTCCCTCACCCAGGAACTGGCCCAGAAGGAGAGCCACTTCCGCTCCCTCGTGCAGGGCTCCAGCGACGTCATCATGATCGCCGCGCCCAACGGCACCCTGCGCTACGTCAGCCCCGCCGCCGCCGGGGTCTACGGGCGCGAGGCGGAGGGCCTCGTCGGCTCCGAGCTGTCCTCGATCATCCACCCCGACGATCTCGGCCGGTTCGTCCACGAGGTGCGGCGCTTCCTGGCCGCACCGCCGCACGAGGAGCCCACCACCCGCATCGAATGCCGCTTCCGCTCGGGCGCGGGCGACTGGCTCAACGTCGAGTCCACCGTCAACCGCCACCAGGGCGGCCTCCTCCTCAACAGCCGGGACGTCACCGAACGGGTCAGGCTCCAGGCCCAGTTGCAGCACAACGCCGAGCACGACCCGCTCACCGACCTGCCCAACCGGGCCCTGTTCACCGCCCGGGTCCGCCAGGCGCTCGGCGGCCGCCGCTCGGGCGACCCCGGCACCGCCGTCCTCTTCATCGACCTCGACGGCTTCAAGGCGGTCAACGACACCATCGGCCACCAGGCGGGCGACGAACTGCTCGTCCAGGCCGGCCGCCGCCTCCAGGACTCCGTCCGGGCCGGCGACACCGCGGCCCGGCTCGGCGGCGACGAGTTCGCCGCGCTCATCCTGGGCGACGGCACCCGCGACCAGGGCGCCCGGGAGTACCAGGTCCACGAGATCGCCGACCGGCTGCGCCTCACCCTCTCCCAGCCCTACCGGATCGGCCCCAGCGAGGTCCGCGTGGCCGCCTCCATCGGCGTCGCCTTCGCCGAGCCCGCCATCAGCCCCACCGACCTCATGCGCAACGCGGACCTCGCGATGTACCGCGCCAAGGCCGGCGGCAAGGACCGGGTCGAGCTGTACGCCCCCCAGATGCAGGCCGACGTCGTACGCCGCTCCGAGCTGGCCACCCGGCTGCGCACCGCCCTGCGCGAGGGCGAGTTCGCCCTGCTCCACCAGCCCGTCGTCCACCTCGCCAGCGGTTCCGTCGCCGCCGTCGCCGCCCAGGCCCGCTGGCGTTCCGCCCAGGGCATCCTGTTCACGCCCGCCGAGTTCCTCCGGGTCTCCGGCGACGACGAGCGCACCGCCGAGCTCGGCCGCTGGCTCCTGGAGGAGGCGGTGGCCCAGGCCGCCGACCGGGCCAGGGCCGGGCACCCCGTCGCCGTCTCCGTCCGGCTCTCCGCCGCCCGGCTGCTCGACGCGGCCTCGCCCTCCGACTCCGTCGAAGCGCTGCTGACCCGCCACGGCCTGCCCTCGGGGGCCCTGATGATCGAGGTCGCCGACAGCGACCCGCGCGTCTCCTTCGACGCCCTGGAGCAGCGCCTCGTGGCCCTGCGCCGCCTCGGCGTACGGATCGCGCTCGACGGCTTCGGCAGCGGTTTCGCGGCGATCAACGCGCTGCGCCGGCTCCCCATCGACGTCCTGAAGCTCGACCGGAACCTGGTGGAGGGCGTGGTCGAATCGGCCAGGCTGCACAAGATCACCAGTGGTCTCCTGCGGATCGCCTGCGACCTCGGCCTCCAGTCCGTCGCCGACGGGGTCGACGTCCCCGAGCAGGTCCTCGCCCTGCGCTCCATGGGGTGCACCCACGGCCAGGGGATGGCCTTCTCCGGCCCGCTCGACGAGTACCGGCTGCGACGGGCCCTGGTCCGCGGGGAGTTCCCCGTACCGGGCATCCCGAGCCCCCGGCCGGTGCTGGCGGGCGGCTCCGTCCCCCTGCTCACTGGATCACATGCTGAGACGCCCGTCCCACCCACTTGA